In Flavobacterium luteolum, the DNA window TATTTTTTTCTCATTTAGTGTCGAAATTGTTAAATGTTGATTTTATAGTGATTAATCAAAATTCTTATTAGAACTTGTAGTGAGATAAACTTTAAAAAGGCTTAATTTTGCAGTCTGAAAAACGATTTCATGATTTTACCATTCTTTAAAAAGATTCAAAATACGCCTCGAGGATATCGTATTGCCAATACAGTTTTTTTCTTTCTTTCTGGTTTTGGTTATTCTTCTTGGGTTTCGAGAATCCCACATATACAAGCCCAATTAAAATTATCTGAAGCCGAATTTGGAGCCGTTTTATTTGCTTTTCCAATCGGTTTAATGTTGACAATGCCTTTTACAGGAAAACTGTTAAACAAATACAGCAGCCGTTATATCATGTTACTGGGAGCGGTTATGTTCAATGTTGCTTTGTCACTGCCAGGTTTAGCGGCATTTGTTTGGCAGTTGGTTATTATACTTTTGTTCTTTGGAGCTTCTCGTAATATTTTTAATTTATCTATAAATGCACAATCTCTTGAAGTGCAGAAATTATATCCAAAATCGATTATTACGCGTTTTCATGCAGTTTGGAGTATTGCCGTTTTTTCGGGAGCGGGATTAGGCTATGTAATGGTAACACAGAAAATTGCGCCATCGCATCACTTATTGGGAGTAAGTATTTTTATGCTGGCACTAACGGCTTGTTTTTATCCGATGAGTATTCACAACGAACCTGTTCCAGTTAAAAAGAAGTTCTTCTCAATGCCAGAAAAAAATCTGGTAAAATTTTCGCTGATTTGTTTTGTTTCTATGGCTTGTGAAAACACAATGTACGATTGGAGCGGAATTTATTTCGAAAATATACTAAAAGCTTCTCCAAAATTAACCAGCGCCGCATTTGTATTTTTTGCTTCGGCTGTAACTTTAGGACGTATTTTTGGCGATTATGGCGTAACTAAATTTGGAACTAAAAAAATCCTGCTTTATAGCGGAATCTTAATAACGGCTGGTTTCGGTCTTTGCTTTGTCTTGCCGTATGCATATCCAACAATTTTTGGCTATGTTTTAATCGGATTTGGAGTTTCTTGCGTGGTTCCTTTAGTGTTTAGCATTGCCGGAAGATCTTCAAAATTAAGCAGCGGTTCTGCCTTAACTTCCATATCAACAATTGGTTACCTCGGATTTTTATTAGTTCCGCCAATGGTTGGTTTTATTTCTGAATATCTAAGCATGAAATGGGCATTTCTGATTATGGCGCTTCTAGGTATTCTGATGATTTTTATGGTGAATAAGATCGGGGAGAATGAATAATTTTTAGGTACTAAGGTTTTGAGGTTTTACATTTAGTTCTTTTTTCTTTGAAAATTATGGGTATATATATCGCACAATTTCTAGCTTCTTGTCATCATAAAAATAACCATCATTAGCGAATTCATTCACTAAATTAATGTTATAGTTTTCATTGATATGATTAAGGATTTGCAAGAAAGAAATTAAAGTCTTTCTAGTATACCTGCAATTAATGTAAAATAGCTCTTTTTCGACTTGATTTTCTATGTAATAAAACCTAAAATCGAAAGTGGTGTTCATTGATTGTTCTATTCGATTATATTTAAAAATAAAAGAAGTAATGCCACTTTGAATTAAATCGATTAAAAAAGCTCGGGTTTCATTGTATTTACTATAACCATTCCATAGTTCACTCCCAATGGTATTTAATTTTATGTCTGACATCAGAAGGTTTTTTGGGATTAATGTATAATACTATTTTGCGATCGAAATTATAAGTTGCAAACCTTATTGGAATCTGCCCCTGGTATGTATGCTTCTCATTATTAAAAGTATATTCTATAATTGGCGTATAATACGTTTCTGATACTTCTGGATTGCTTGAACTTCCTGTAGCATCTCGCCATCTTATCCTTTCTTCGAAGCGAATTATTTTGCTTTCAAGAGGTATAAAAGATTTTGGAATAAACGAATACTTTAAATATAGGACACTATTCACTAGAATAAGAAGCCCCAAAAAAGAAAAAACAAGTACAATAAACCACATTCAAAAAAGCAATTATTTCTTTGTCATCACAAACTTTTCAGAACTCGGTTTTCCGTTCAGATTCCCAGAAATCTCTGCTGTCAAAGTATTGTTTGCACTTTTTGTATAAGTGATTTTTTGAGGGTAATCGTGTTTCGGATTTTCAAAAATCAATTGTTTATCTGATTCAGAAGTAGAAGGGAAGAAAACCGGTTTGTCATCATTTTGTCCTTTTACAGTTGCTTTGTAAGTTAGTGTTTCGCCTAGTTGAGCCAAAACAATAGTTTCAAAATGCAAAGTGTCTTTTCCTTTAATAAAATAAGAAGAAGCGCTAAAAGTACTGTCGTTTAGTTTTTGCCAATTTTCAGATAAAACTCCATCTTGAGTTTTATTTTCCCAATTCCCGATTAACCAGTCGGCTTTTTTGATTTTATCTTTTTCAACCGTTTCTTTTTTCTGGCAGGAAACTGCGGCTAGTACAAGAGCTAAAAGAGTAATTTTCTGAAACATATTTATGAGATTTTTGGTTTGGTAATATGCTACTAAAGTATGAATTTTTTTTTAGCCACGAATTCACGAATTTTTCTTGATAAACGGAATGGAAAGTTTTCTGTGAATTTTTCGAATTATTATTGAAGAGTAAAATTATTTTTGGCCACAGATTAAAATGATTAAAATGATTTTGTCTCACGCAGATTTAGCAGATTCAGCAGATTTAATTTTGTACTCTGCATTATAAAAATCTGTCAAATCTGCTAAATCTGCGAGAAAAATTTTGTGGAAATTCGTGTAATTACTACGTCTGTCCCTTCGGTCGAGTCGTGGCAGAAAAAATCTGTGTGAATCCTTTTAATCTGTGGCAAAAAAATCAAACGCTAGCGCTCAAAATAGAATAAACCAATTCCTTAGTTGGTTTTTGATCTTTTAGTTTTTCACGAACTTCATCAAAAGTCACTTTAAAATCACAGCCTGATTTGTATTCAGCGCAGCCATAAGCTGTTTTGCCTTTTAGGATCGTTCCTTTTTTGCATTTCGGACACATCAAAGCATCTGAACTTTCTTTTGTTTCGGCTTTTTTATCCGTTTTCTTTGGCTCTAATTTCAGTTTGTAATTCTCTTCAAAACGAATTAAACCCTCAATAGCTCCAGAATCGGTTTTAAAGCCTTTTATATTTACTGTAGAACCTTTCTGAACCAATCTTAAATACTGACTTTCCGTAATTTTTTTATCGTGAAAAACAAAAGGCAACACAAAATCACAGCCCGATTTGTATTCGCTGCAACCAAAAGCCGATTTTCCTTTTAGTATATTTCCTTTTTGACATTTCGGACATGTTTCTGCCGAAATTCCGGCCGCTTTCTTTTTCTCTTTTTCTGCTTTTACAACAGGTTTCTGAATCGTTGCAGCATGTGAAATATTGGCATGTTTGGTTTCGCTTCGAACTTCATAAACCAAAGCTTCCACCATATGCTTCATGTTTCTGATAAACGCAGCAGCGGTGAAAGTTCCTTTTTCAATATCTTTCAGTTGTTTTTCCCAAGTTCCAGTAAGTTCTGCCGATTTTACCAATTCGTTCTGAATCGTATCGATCAATTGAATTCCCGTTAAAGTTGGTAAAACCTGTTTTTTATTTCGAACAATATACTGACGTTTGAAAAGCGTTTCAATAATATTCGCTCTAGTTGACGGACGTCCGATTCCGTTTTCTTTCATCAATTCACGTAAATCTTCGTCGTCAACCTGTTTTCCTGCGGTTTCCATGGCGCGAAGTAAAGTCGCTTCGGTAAACTGATTAGGCGGTTTGGTTTCTTTTTGAAGAAAAGATGGTTCATGCGGCCCTTTTTCGCCCACAGTAAAGCTCGGCAATAAATCGGGTTCTTTTTCTTTCGCATTCGGATCTTCAAAAACAACACGAAAACCTTTTTTTAGGATTTCTTTTCCAGTTGCTTTAAAAGTCACATCGGCAGCTTTTCCGATTACGGTTGTATTGGCAACGAGACAATCATCGTAAAAAACGGCAATAAAACGTCTTGTAATAATATCGTAAACCTGCTGTTGATTGAACGGCAGATTGTTTTGAACTCCCGTTGGAATAATCGCATGGTGATCGGTTACTTTTTTATCGTTGAAAACCTTTGGCGATTTTTTGATTTTTTTCTCCAAAACAGGCTGGGTCAACGCTGCATAATTCGTCAATTTCTGCAAAATCCCAGACACTTTCGGATAAATGTCATTCGGTAAAAAAGTCGTATCTACTCTGGGATATGTAATTACTTTCTGTTCGTATAAAGTCTGTGCAATTTTCAACGTTTCCTCTGCCGAAAATCCAAATTTCTGGTTGCAATAAACCTGTAAACCAGTTAAATCAAAAAGCTTTGGCGCATATTCGTTTCCGTTCTTTTTATCTACAGAAACAATTTCGAAATCACTTTCTTTAACTTTCGCTGCTATAATTTGTCCATCTTCTTGGTTTAGAAAACGGCCTTCTTCATAACTAAAAAGTGTTTCTCTATATAAAGTCTGCAATTCCCAATAAGGCTGAGGTTTAAAGTTTTCGATTTCTCTAAAACGATCCACAACCATTGCCAGCGTTGGCGTCTGTACGCGCCCAATAGATAAAACCTGTTTGTAACCACCATGTTTTACGGTATACAAACGTGTGGCATTCATTCCTAATAACCAATCGCCAATAGCTCTAGAAAACCCGGCGTAGTATAAATTATCGTAATTGGCTGATGGTTTTAAGTTTTCAAAACCTTCTTTGATTGCTTCTGTTGTAAGTGACGAAATCCATAAACGCTGAATTTCGCCTTTATAATGCGCTTCATTCATTACCCAGCGCTGAATCAGTTCTCCTTCTTGTCCAGCATCCCCGCAGTTGATAACCACTTCGGCTTTCTCAAAAAGGCTTTTAATAATTTTAAACTGTTTCTGAATTCCCGAATTCTGAACGACTTTGGTTTCAAATTTTTCAGGAAGCATAGGTAGATTATTCAAATCCCAACTTTTCCAATGCGGTTTATAATCGTTGGGTTCTTTTAAGGTGCATAAATGCCCGAAAGTATAAGTCACAGCGTAGCCATTGCCTTCATAATATCCGTCATGTTTGGTATTAGCGCCCAAAACAGATGCGATTTCACGTGCTACACTTGGTTTCTCAGCAATACAGACCTTCATTTTTTCCTTTTCTTATTGAAGAGCGAAAGTAACGATTTTATGGGAAAGGGGCAAAGTTTATAAGGAGCAAAGGCTTTAGCTTGGCTTTAACAAGTTTTTTATTTTTATGATTCGCTATAAATAGTAAATGATCATTTGTCAATTATTTCGCCATTAACATAATCTGTTTTTTTTATAAGTTTGCCTTTCTCATCATACCATTTAAAAGTACCATTCTCAAGATCATTTTTATAGAACCCTTCGGCTTGAAGGTTTCCATTTTCGTGATATTTAACTGCTTTTCCATTTTTTTTGCCCATAGAAAAATTCATGTCAGCTCTTAATTTACCATTAGAGTGCCATAGTTTGTAATTTCCATCAGTAAGTCCAGATTTATAAAATTGGACACCTTTTTTCTGACCATTATCGTACCATATTTCACTAGTGCCCTCTGTTTTATCATTACGCCAATTAGTACGTGTCTCGAGTTTGCCATTTTCATAAAATGATTCGTATAAGCCATTTTGCATTCCATTATTCCAGTTAGACACCTCTTTTCTTTGTCCGTTTTTATGCCAACTCTCATTTTTACCATCTATTTTGTTCTTAACATAATCCGTTGAATGAGACAATTGGCCATTTTCAAAATACCATATTTTTTTTCCTGTTCCATCGTTAAGATTATTAGACCATTCGATATTACCATTTTTATAATATCTTGTCCATTGATCTTTAATTTTATGATTTTTTACGATTGCTTTTTCAAAAACTTTTCCATTTTGGAAATAGGAGATATAAGGTCCATTGTTTATATAATATTGTGTGAAAGTATCAGATTTAGTTAGCGAATAATGAATTAATTTTTCATTTAGATCATACCAATAAATCGTATCGATATTTTTACCATTTTTCAATTTTCCTTTTTCGTAAATTGTTCCTTTGGCATAAAAAGAAATATATTTTCCATTTTTAACTGTAGTTTGATCACTAACAGGAACCCAAGATGCTTCACCAGTTTTGGAGTCAACCCAATAAACCCAGTTTTCATTTCTTTTATCTTTGTCGTTTAAGTCTGCTTTATTGCAACTATAGATTAAAATTGAAATTAATAATATTATTTTTTTTGTCATGAGTTGATGATGGTAGTTGAAAGAGATAATGCTCAATCAAAATTCAGTTGTAAAAGTTAAATTAAATTCTGGTTTTTTGATGGCAAGTTCCTTGCATTTTTTTTCAAACTCCATTTTATTGAAAGGGCCAAATATGGGTTTGTCCTGAAAAATGCTTTTTGTTCTTTCAATAATATAATAGTGCGTTATGTTTAAATTTATTTTGTCTTTGGAATTCTTTAAAAGTGGATGCTGTTTTGAATAAATATATTTAGAATTGTATCCTGTGGCAAAAACAAAAGCAGGAACTAATATTTCTACTTTTTTCAAAGACCTTGATTGATGTATATCAATCCAAAGAACCTCGTAGTCGTCTACGATGGTCTCAATTTCGTAATCATGAAAACCAAAACAAGAAGTTAATGTAATAGAGGTTAAAACTGCAAAAACGAATTTTTTCATGAGTTTAAATTCTCTTTTCTATAATTTATTTTAGATGATTTAAAAACAGATTTGGATAATTTCAGAACCGTTAAGCTATTTACACTTTAAAAATATCAATTCTTCTCATCCAGAAGATTTCCGATTCTAAAAATTGAAGTTTTGTCTTCACTACTTTATCACTTTTGTCCCTTGCATTTTTAGTGACAAATCTTGCTGTAGAATGGCTAAAATCTAAAGTATATTTTTCATCTAAGTCTGTTTTTTTATCAGACGAAAAAGTAATCAGATTGTCTTTTGCACTCCATTTTCCTTTTCCATACAAGTTGCCTTCCTCTGGATTTCCGCCTTGCATATTGGAATACGAATGAAACTCAAATGTTCCATCTTGACTTAAAGTAAGTTTATATTCAATTTTATGTTTTTCTGTAGAAAGAGAACGAGTGTAATCTCCTGCAAACTGATTAGACTGTGCAAATAAGTTTAATTTTATAATTAAAAGTAATGCCGTAAGTATTAGTTTCATTGGTTTTGTTTTTCGGATAGTTTTAAGAGTTTTTTCAAAAATAAATGGTTTAGAATCAAAATCCTTACGTAAAACCGTATTGATAAATTTATAATTTTTTTATTGTCAGAAAATAAGCTTATCTTGCTAACAGATTACAATTAACATCATAATGATCACTGCAAATTTTTATTTAATAAACAGCTGTTTAATGTGCTTAATGTGCACATTGCTGTATTTGCATGACGATACTTTCTTGAAAAGCTCAAAAGAGTTTATTTCTTTTGCCCTGTCACAACTCTAGGCAGGGGATATTTTACCATTTTAATTTTATTATTTAATCTCATTTATTCAGGATATGATATCGTTGAATAGTCGCTTTGCGTGCTGTTCACTGTAGAGTTGTGTCATATCTTAGAAATAATGGAGCAAACAAGAAAGTCATGTCGCAACATATTATTTTAACAACAGGAACCTACGATTTAATTAAAGATCACGTAAGAAGAAAAAAAGTAACTGTACAAGAAGAAGAGCTTTTATTAGGTCAGTTAAAACACGCCACACAAGTATTGAGAAAAAATCTGCCAGAAGATGTAGTTTCAATAGATCGAAAAATTACTTATAAAGACCATATCAATAACCAAGAAAGAACAATTCTTCTTGTTGGTCCAGAAAAAGCGAAAGTCAGTAAAAACAAAATTTCGGTTCTTTCAGATGAAGGAATTGCAATGGTGGGTTACAAAGAAGGCGATATTATTGAATGGCCTGCTAAAAAAGGAAATCTTAAATTAGAAATTTTGAAAGTAGAAGAGTAATATAAATATTGTTCGTTTTCGTTTTAAAGTCAGTAATAATCCCAAAGGAGTTTTCTTTTGGGATTTTTTTTTGAAATAATAAGAGTGCGAAATAATAGGAGAATTACCTCTAAACGACGTTCATTGAAAGCTTAAAATAATTAAATTCGTTCATCCCAATTTAGTTATAACCAATTCTGAATGAGTATGAAACAAGCTGAAACTATAGACGAAGTAATTCTGTTATTGGATCAAATAATAGAAAAGTCAAAAATAGACCAAAGCAATTTAGGTCTATTTGCTATTCTGTATCGCGAAGTGACGGTAAGAGTAAAAGAAGGTATTCTGGCAGGTTCTTTTCAGAATGGTGAACGAATGGAAAAGCTGGATGTTATTTTTGCCAATCGGTATTTGAAAGCATATTATCAGTATCAAGCCAAGGAAAAACCGTCTGAATGCTGGGCATTTGCTTTTGAACAAGCCGAAAAGTTCTGGCCAATAGTTTTACAGCATTTACTGCTCGGAATCAACGCTCATATCAATCTCGATTTAGGAATTGCCTCGGCAGAAGTCAGTACAGTCGAAGATATCGAAGATTTAAAAGCCGATTTTGATAAGATAAACTTCATTTTGAGCAATTTGGTTGGTGGTGTCGAAAAATGCTTAATCAAAATTTGGCCTACACTTACGTGGATATTAAAATTTACAGGTAAAGTAGATAATTTCTTTATTGATTTTAGCATGGAAACCGCAAGAAACGGCGCATGGAAATTTGCCAACGAATTTGTTGCAGTTCCAGAAAACGAAAGAGAAGCCTGTACGAAATTACGAGACCAGAGAATAACAGAAATCGCCAGATTGGTTTCAAATCCTGGGTATTTTGCAAGCGCTGTTTTTAAATTCATTCGCTTATTTGAAAGAGGAACTATTGCTCAAAAAATAATCGATATGCAGATTATGGAAGAAAAAAATATGGAATGTATCGTGGCGTGATTTGGGTTTTTAAAAGTTAGATTTTCTACGTCGAAAATATAAAAAGCTGCCAGATTTTGCAGCTTTTATTTTTTATCATAAACACATTCAAATTCCTGAAATGTTAAAGTGATTTTGTACTTATATTTTTATATTTTTGACTGCATAACCACCCAATCACCAATTAACAAACTAACCATTCTATGAACAACATTACCTCAAAGGCAAGATTGCCTAAAATTTATAATACCGCTGCAATAGTAGCATTTGTATATGCTGCTTTAATGCTAATTTTTTCAATTTACAAAGATTTCATTTATGTCGACCAAACTTGGCTTCATGGTCTTACAGCTAACGGATTTTCTGTTTTCAGTAATCTAATTTGGATCGGACTTTTGTTAGCCCTTAAAGTTCTTTTGAATAAAACATTGCAATACAATAAAGCAAATTCATTAATAAATGCTTCTTTCATTTTTTTAGGAATAGGAGTTTATTCTGTTGGTGTAATTTTTTTTAAGTCTCTAAAAGTTTATTTTTCTTCAAACGATGTTAATGCGCTGCTCTCCTTTAGTACAAGTTCTATTTCGAGTGCCATTCTTTTGCTTTTATCCAGTGTGGTATTGATTGTACTTGATATTATTTTAGGAAACCGTCTTAGAAAAATTGATATTGTTTTAAAAGATTACTTTAAAATCTTAGGTTTTTCGTTTATAGTTTATGCAATCGTTTCGGCGCTTCAAATGGTAAAAGTCATAAACAGCGATATCGTTGTGTTTTTGCCAAAAATAGTTTTGATTGTAGTTTTAGGAAATATTTTTAAAGAAGTTTCTAAAATGAATCCTGCCGATTTACCCTCTGAACCAGAACCTAAAGTTGCGGTTAATTATGCTCCAGCTAAAACTTTCTCTGAAAATAAAGCTGAAAAAGTTGAGAAAATAAACGTTTCGGATAGAAAGAAAGAAATTGCAGAGCAGGAAATAATTCCAGTTTTTGATATTAACGAATTGGAAAATAAAGAAACCATACTTTCTTATTTTGAAAACCTGTCAAACGATGAAAAAAACAGACTGGGAGTTGTAGTGGCAAAAAAATACAATCAGGATTTGACAGCAGAACAGACAAAGAATCTTATTTTGCATTATATCACAGAGAAAAAACTATACGATCATAATCGATTTGCGCCACAATAAAAGGTAGTTTTTCTTGTGTTTTCATTTATAAAAAACATCCCAAAAAGAGCTTTCTTTTTGGGATGTTTTTATAGAATGGCTTTCATTAGAAATAGATTTAATACGTAAAAAAAAACCGTATTGTGGTAAATTAAAGCTCAAAATTATAATGTTTTTAAATTTATGTTTTTGTATTTTCGCGCTAAAATTAACCCGAATAATATGAGAAAAAATATTTTACTTATTTTGCTTGTTTTTGCATTTGCATCTTCTTCTAATGCTCAAAATTTAAAGAAAATTGTTTGTGCAGAAACCAATACTAGCAGATATAAAAGCGATAACGAAGTTCCGGATATTACAGAATATAATTTTGCCAATAACAAAATAATAACAGTAACCGAGAGTAGGGGCTATGTTTCAAAATATAGTTACAATGATAAAGGATTATTATCGCGTATTACACGAACTTATACCAAAAATCCTGATGCTGAAGATTCTATTACAGATTTTGAATACAACAATGATGGTTA includes these proteins:
- a CDS encoding MFS transporter, with product MILPFFKKIQNTPRGYRIANTVFFFLSGFGYSSWVSRIPHIQAQLKLSEAEFGAVLFAFPIGLMLTMPFTGKLLNKYSSRYIMLLGAVMFNVALSLPGLAAFVWQLVIILLFFGASRNIFNLSINAQSLEVQKLYPKSIITRFHAVWSIAVFSGAGLGYVMVTQKIAPSHHLLGVSIFMLALTACFYPMSIHNEPVPVKKKFFSMPEKNLVKFSLICFVSMACENTMYDWSGIYFENILKASPKLTSAAFVFFASAVTLGRIFGDYGVTKFGTKKILLYSGILITAGFGLCFVLPYAYPTIFGYVLIGFGVSCVVPLVFSIAGRSSKLSSGSALTSISTIGYLGFLLVPPMVGFISEYLSMKWAFLIMALLGILMIFMVNKIGENE
- a CDS encoding DUF6265 family protein — its product is MFQKITLLALVLAAVSCQKKETVEKDKIKKADWLIGNWENKTQDGVLSENWQKLNDSTFSASSYFIKGKDTLHFETIVLAQLGETLTYKATVKGQNDDKPVFFPSTSESDKQLIFENPKHDYPQKITYTKSANNTLTAEISGNLNGKPSSEKFVMTKK
- a CDS encoding type IA DNA topoisomerase, translating into MKVCIAEKPSVAREIASVLGANTKHDGYYEGNGYAVTYTFGHLCTLKEPNDYKPHWKSWDLNNLPMLPEKFETKVVQNSGIQKQFKIIKSLFEKAEVVINCGDAGQEGELIQRWVMNEAHYKGEIQRLWISSLTTEAIKEGFENLKPSANYDNLYYAGFSRAIGDWLLGMNATRLYTVKHGGYKQVLSIGRVQTPTLAMVVDRFREIENFKPQPYWELQTLYRETLFSYEEGRFLNQEDGQIIAAKVKESDFEIVSVDKKNGNEYAPKLFDLTGLQVYCNQKFGFSAEETLKIAQTLYEQKVITYPRVDTTFLPNDIYPKVSGILQKLTNYAALTQPVLEKKIKKSPKVFNDKKVTDHHAIIPTGVQNNLPFNQQQVYDIITRRFIAVFYDDCLVANTTVIGKAADVTFKATGKEILKKGFRVVFEDPNAKEKEPDLLPSFTVGEKGPHEPSFLQKETKPPNQFTEATLLRAMETAGKQVDDEDLRELMKENGIGRPSTRANIIETLFKRQYIVRNKKQVLPTLTGIQLIDTIQNELVKSAELTGTWEKQLKDIEKGTFTAAAFIRNMKHMVEALVYEVRSETKHANISHAATIQKPVVKAEKEKKKAAGISAETCPKCQKGNILKGKSAFGCSEYKSGCDFVLPFVFHDKKITESQYLRLVQKGSTVNIKGFKTDSGAIEGLIRFEENYKLKLEPKKTDKKAETKESSDALMCPKCKKGTILKGKTAYGCAEYKSGCDFKVTFDEVREKLKDQKPTKELVYSILSASV
- a CDS encoding toxin-antitoxin system YwqK family antitoxin produces the protein MTKKIILLISILIYSCNKADLNDKDKRNENWVYWVDSKTGEASWVPVSDQTTVKNGKYISFYAKGTIYEKGKLKNGKNIDTIYWYDLNEKLIHYSLTKSDTFTQYYINNGPYISYFQNGKVFEKAIVKNHKIKDQWTRYYKNGNIEWSNNLNDGTGKKIWYFENGQLSHSTDYVKNKIDGKNESWHKNGQRKEVSNWNNGMQNGLYESFYENGKLETRTNWRNDKTEGTSEIWYDNGQKKGVQFYKSGLTDGNYKLWHSNGKLRADMNFSMGKKNGKAVKYHENGNLQAEGFYKNDLENGTFKWYDEKGKLIKKTDYVNGEIIDK
- a CDS encoding copper resistance protein NlpE N-terminal domain-containing protein codes for the protein MKLILTALLLIIKLNLFAQSNQFAGDYTRSLSTEKHKIEYKLTLSQDGTFEFHSYSNMQGGNPEEGNLYGKGKWSAKDNLITFSSDKKTDLDEKYTLDFSHSTARFVTKNARDKSDKVVKTKLQFLESEIFWMRRIDIFKV
- a CDS encoding GreA/GreB family elongation factor — protein: MSQHIILTTGTYDLIKDHVRRKKVTVQEEELLLGQLKHATQVLRKNLPEDVVSIDRKITYKDHINNQERTILLVGPEKAKVSKNKISVLSDEGIAMVGYKEGDIIEWPAKKGNLKLEILKVEE
- a CDS encoding DUF5995 family protein, with translation MKQAETIDEVILLLDQIIEKSKIDQSNLGLFAILYREVTVRVKEGILAGSFQNGERMEKLDVIFANRYLKAYYQYQAKEKPSECWAFAFEQAEKFWPIVLQHLLLGINAHINLDLGIASAEVSTVEDIEDLKADFDKINFILSNLVGGVEKCLIKIWPTLTWILKFTGKVDNFFIDFSMETARNGAWKFANEFVAVPENEREACTKLRDQRITEIARLVSNPGYFASAVFKFIRLFERGTIAQKIIDMQIMEEKNMECIVA